Proteins encoded within one genomic window of Lampris incognitus isolate fLamInc1 chromosome 19, fLamInc1.hap2, whole genome shotgun sequence:
- the cdh19 gene encoding cadherin-7 isoform X4 codes for MGSGEEKQRWTVKMSAPSVLATVTVLSLIPGWVLSSQGLEAQQLAQGSTHLHRRLKRGWIWKQLFVPEEDPTPRVIGQLKSDYDRGEFSIKYILSGEGAGDVFEIDEYSGEIRTLQKLDREEKAFYVLQAQAINRRSNEPVEPQSEFIIKVQDINDNVPQFENEPYVSSISEMCPIGTTVAQVTATDADDPLFGNNAKLIYSILQGEPYFSVEPKTGIIVTSWPNMDREAREQYQVVVQVKDMLGLSGGYSSSTTVTVSLTDVNDNGPTFQHHLYTFAVPENAPVGITVGRIMADDGDVGVNARMNYSLEDLEESTTFRIQTDPVTQEGVVLLAKPLDYETKRRFVMAAEAVNDHMDTHFLSYDEFKDRTTLKIIVEDVDEPPVFLAPVYEWKVPENAMMGTVVGTVSARDIDTVNNPIRYSIDKGSDLRKAFRIDPNNGTITVAKPLDRETLSWHNVTVAAEETKQNHLSATVAVFIKVLDINDNVPRLARDYQPYICEGTQAGELVQLLSAVDPDEPVEGHHFYFSMVSEKHINPNFTIRDNQDNTAGIVARRSTFTRKDRIHFLLPVVVTDSGSPALSSTSTLTISVCSCQPTGHCPTGGVQALALSMGVSIQTLLGLLLCLVVFADLLC; via the exons ATGGGAAGTGGAGAGGAAAAACAAAGATGGACAGTAAAAATGAGTGCCCCAAGTGTTTTGGCCACAGTGACAGTCCTCTCTTTAATTCCTGGCTGGGTGCTAAGTTCTCAGGGTCTGGAAGCCCAACAACTGGCCCAAGGGTCCACTCATCTGCACCGTCGCCTGAAGAGAGGCTGGATCTGGAAACAGCTTTTTGTCCCTGAGGAGGACCCTACTCCCCGTGTCATTGGCCAG CTCAAGTCTGACTATGACCGGGGGGAATTTTCCATCAAGTACATCTTATCAGGAGAGGGTGCCGGAGATGTGTTTGAGATAGATGAGTATTCGGGTGAAATCCGGACCCTGCAAAAGCTGGACCGAGAGGAGAAGGCCTTCTATGTGCTTCAGGCTCAGGCCATCAACCGGAGGTCCAATGAACCAGTGGAGCCCCAGTCAGAGTTTATCATCAAGGTGCAGGACATCAACGACAACGTTCCTCAGTTCGAGAATGAACCTTATGTTTCCAGCATATCCGAGATGTGTCCCATCG GGACCACCGTGGCCCAGGTGACAGCCACAGATGCTGACGATCCTTTGTTTGGAAACAATGCTAAGCTCATCTACTCCATCCTGCAGGGGGAGCCCTACTTCTCTGTGGAGCCAAAGACAG GTATCATTGTAACATCATGGCCAAACATGGACCGCGAGGCCAGAGAGCAATACCAGGTGGTGGTCCAGGTGAAGGATATGCTGGGCCTCAGCGGCGGGTACTCCTCTTCCACCACAGTCACCGTAAGCCTGACTGATGTGAACGACAATGGGCCCACGTTTCAGCACC ACCTGTACACGTTTGCCGTCCCTGAAAATGCACCAGTGGGCATCACCGTGGGCAGGATCATGGCAGATGATGGAGATGTCGGTGTCAATGCCAGGATGAACTACAGTCTGGAGGACCTGGAGGAGAGCACCACCTTCAGAATTCAGACAGACCCCGTCACTCAAGAGGGGGTGGTTCTGCTGGCCAAG CCTCTGGACTACGAAACTAAGAGACGCTTTGTGATGGCAGCCGAGGCAGTCAACGATCACATGGACACGCACTTCCTGAGTTACGATGAATTCAAGGATAGGACCACACTCAAGATCATTGTGGAGGATGTGGATGAGCCCCCCGTCTTTCTCGCTCCAGTCTATGAGTGGAAAGTTCCAGAAAACGCAATGATGGGAACGGTGGTTGGCACTGTCAGTGCCAGAGACATTGACACAGTCAACAATCCCATCAG ATATTCTATTGACAAAGGCAGCGACCTCAGAAAAGCTTTCAGAATAGACCCAAACAACGGGACCATCACCGTTGCTAAACCTTTGGACAGAGAGACTCTGAGCTGGCACAATGTCACTGTTGCAGCCGAGGAAACAA AGCAGAACCATTTATCCGCCACTGTGGCAGTGTTCATCAAAGTGCTGGACATAAACGACAATGTGCCAAGGCTTGCGAGAGATTACCAGCCATATATCTGTGAGGGGACCCAGGCGGGAGAG CTCGTTCAGCTGCTCAGCGCCGTGGACCCAGATGAGCCGGTGGAGGGACACCACTTTTACTTCTCCATGGTCTCAGAGAAGCACATCAATCCAAACTTCACCATCAGAGATAATCAAG ATAACACAGCTGGCATCGTTGCACGAAGGAGCACTTTCACCCGCAAAGACCGCATTCACTTCCTCCTTCCCGTGGTGGTAACAGACAGCGGCTCGCCGGCACTTTCCAGCACCAGCACCTTGACCATCAGTGTGTGTAGCTGTCAACCCACCGGGCACTGCCCCACCGGGGGGGTGCAGGCCCTCGCTCTCTCCATGGGGGTGAGCATCCAAACCCTGCTGGGCCTGCTGCTCTGCCTGGTAGTATTCGCTG
- the cdh19 gene encoding cadherin-7 isoform X3, giving the protein MGSGEEKQRWTVKMSAPSVLATVTVLSLIPGWVLSSQGLEAQQLAQGSTHLHRRLKRGWIWKQLFVPEEDPTPRVIGQLKSDYDRGEFSIKYILSGEGAGDVFEIDEYSGEIRTLQKLDREEKAFYVLQAQAINRRSNEPVEPQSEFIIKVQDINDNVPQFENEPYVSSISEMCPIGTTVAQVTATDADDPLFGNNAKLIYSILQGEPYFSVEPKTGIIVTSWPNMDREAREQYQVVVQVKDMLGLSGGYSSSTTVTVSLTDVNDNGPTFQHHLYTFAVPENAPVGITVGRIMADDGDVGVNARMNYSLEDLEESTTFRIQTDPVTQEGVVLLAKPLDYETKRRFVMAAEAVNDHMDTHFLSYDEFKDRTTLKIIVEDVDEPPVFLAPVYEWKVPENAMMGTVVGTVSARDIDTVNNPIRYSIDKGSDLRKAFRIDPNNGTITVAKPLDRETLSWHNVTVAAEETKQNHLSATVAVFIKVLDINDNVPRLARDYQPYICEGTQAGELVQLLSAVDPDEPVEGHHFYFSMVSEKHINPNFTIRDNQDNTAGIVARRSTFTRKDRIHFLLPVVVTDSGSPALSSTSTLTISVCSCQPTGHCPTGGVQALALSMGVSIQTLLGLLLCLVVFAADLLC; this is encoded by the exons ATGGGAAGTGGAGAGGAAAAACAAAGATGGACAGTAAAAATGAGTGCCCCAAGTGTTTTGGCCACAGTGACAGTCCTCTCTTTAATTCCTGGCTGGGTGCTAAGTTCTCAGGGTCTGGAAGCCCAACAACTGGCCCAAGGGTCCACTCATCTGCACCGTCGCCTGAAGAGAGGCTGGATCTGGAAACAGCTTTTTGTCCCTGAGGAGGACCCTACTCCCCGTGTCATTGGCCAG CTCAAGTCTGACTATGACCGGGGGGAATTTTCCATCAAGTACATCTTATCAGGAGAGGGTGCCGGAGATGTGTTTGAGATAGATGAGTATTCGGGTGAAATCCGGACCCTGCAAAAGCTGGACCGAGAGGAGAAGGCCTTCTATGTGCTTCAGGCTCAGGCCATCAACCGGAGGTCCAATGAACCAGTGGAGCCCCAGTCAGAGTTTATCATCAAGGTGCAGGACATCAACGACAACGTTCCTCAGTTCGAGAATGAACCTTATGTTTCCAGCATATCCGAGATGTGTCCCATCG GGACCACCGTGGCCCAGGTGACAGCCACAGATGCTGACGATCCTTTGTTTGGAAACAATGCTAAGCTCATCTACTCCATCCTGCAGGGGGAGCCCTACTTCTCTGTGGAGCCAAAGACAG GTATCATTGTAACATCATGGCCAAACATGGACCGCGAGGCCAGAGAGCAATACCAGGTGGTGGTCCAGGTGAAGGATATGCTGGGCCTCAGCGGCGGGTACTCCTCTTCCACCACAGTCACCGTAAGCCTGACTGATGTGAACGACAATGGGCCCACGTTTCAGCACC ACCTGTACACGTTTGCCGTCCCTGAAAATGCACCAGTGGGCATCACCGTGGGCAGGATCATGGCAGATGATGGAGATGTCGGTGTCAATGCCAGGATGAACTACAGTCTGGAGGACCTGGAGGAGAGCACCACCTTCAGAATTCAGACAGACCCCGTCACTCAAGAGGGGGTGGTTCTGCTGGCCAAG CCTCTGGACTACGAAACTAAGAGACGCTTTGTGATGGCAGCCGAGGCAGTCAACGATCACATGGACACGCACTTCCTGAGTTACGATGAATTCAAGGATAGGACCACACTCAAGATCATTGTGGAGGATGTGGATGAGCCCCCCGTCTTTCTCGCTCCAGTCTATGAGTGGAAAGTTCCAGAAAACGCAATGATGGGAACGGTGGTTGGCACTGTCAGTGCCAGAGACATTGACACAGTCAACAATCCCATCAG ATATTCTATTGACAAAGGCAGCGACCTCAGAAAAGCTTTCAGAATAGACCCAAACAACGGGACCATCACCGTTGCTAAACCTTTGGACAGAGAGACTCTGAGCTGGCACAATGTCACTGTTGCAGCCGAGGAAACAA AGCAGAACCATTTATCCGCCACTGTGGCAGTGTTCATCAAAGTGCTGGACATAAACGACAATGTGCCAAGGCTTGCGAGAGATTACCAGCCATATATCTGTGAGGGGACCCAGGCGGGAGAG CTCGTTCAGCTGCTCAGCGCCGTGGACCCAGATGAGCCGGTGGAGGGACACCACTTTTACTTCTCCATGGTCTCAGAGAAGCACATCAATCCAAACTTCACCATCAGAGATAATCAAG ATAACACAGCTGGCATCGTTGCACGAAGGAGCACTTTCACCCGCAAAGACCGCATTCACTTCCTCCTTCCCGTGGTGGTAACAGACAGCGGCTCGCCGGCACTTTCCAGCACCAGCACCTTGACCATCAGTGTGTGTAGCTGTCAACCCACCGGGCACTGCCCCACCGGGGGGGTGCAGGCCCTCGCTCTCTCCATGGGGGTGAGCATCCAAACCCTGCTGGGCCTGCTGCTCTGCCTGGTAGTATTCGCTG